A region of Micropterus dolomieu isolate WLL.071019.BEF.003 ecotype Adirondacks linkage group LG01, ASM2129224v1, whole genome shotgun sequence DNA encodes the following proteins:
- the LOC123973057 gene encoding uncharacterized protein LOC123973057, giving the protein MACTTQSALDYVKSARVHLVRELNNLSVVVENLYQQRVFSDEEVKEIQAERHDYDKTRRILDSVTKKGEAACYKFLRIIDVTRKRTLGRTSLVPETKSSASTEAKKFDLHIWISCFSFKDDTQMDINYLQGSRPCHRYQENLKSKAQKISNEFWKANKIQFDRNNKPDLSYAALVLDTQGSVSPSKIKKLKNKKSKMSRPKKLRTYIPEDSPDISPSDLLKTDKNILLVGKPGIGKTALTHEMLKLWAERDNKELDYMFYFDMRETSHIMMAKSLEDLLFSVISEPDEGKEEVLQDIKKNSDNITSLVQSLS; this is encoded by the exons ATGGCTTGTACAACACAGTCGGCCTTAGACTACGTAAAGAGTGCCAGAGTCCACCTTGTGAGAGAATTAAATAATCTGTCAGTGGTTGTGGAGAACTTGTACCAGCAAAGAGTTTTTAGTGATGAAGAGGTCAAAGAaatacaggcagagagacatGACTACGATAAAACCAGGAGAATACTGGACTCAGTCACTAAGAAGGGGGAAGCGGCGTGCTACAAGTTCCTCAGGATTATTGACGTGACGAGGAAGAGGACCTTAGGGAGGACGTCCCTTGTCCCTGAGACAAAGAGTTCAGCTTCTACTGAAGCCAAGAAGTTTGACCTGCACATCTGGATCAGCTGCTTTTCTTTCAAGGACGACACACAGATGGATATAAACTACTTACAAG gctCCAGGCCGTGCCACAGATACCAGGAAAACTTGAAGtcaaaagcacaaaaaatatcaaatgagTTTTGGAAGGCAAACAAAATTCAATTTGACAGAAACAACAAGCCTGATCTGTCGTACGCTGCTCTTGTATTAGACACACAAGGAAGTGTTTCTCCAtctaaaataaagaaattgaAGAACAAGAAGAGCAAGATGAGTCGCCCTAAAAAGCTGAGGACATACATCCCTGAGGACAGCCCAGACATTTCCCCCAGTGACCTGCTGAAGACAGATAAAAACATCCTCTTGGTTGGTAAGCCTGGAATTGGAAAGACAGCACTCACTCACGAAATGTTGAAACTTTGGGCAGAAAGAGACAACAAGGAGCTCGACTACATGTTCTACTTTGACATGAGAGAAACATCCCACATCATGATGGCCAAGAGCCTGGAGGATCTTCTTTTCAGTGTGATCAGTGAGCCAGATGAAGGCAAAGAAGAGGTCTTACAGGACATAAAGAAGAACTCTGACAAC ATTACCTCCCTGGTACAGAGTCTCAGTTGA
- the plaat1l gene encoding uncharacterized protein plaat1l has protein sequence MGLKHSNPKLFPGDIVEYPRNKYFSHFAVYYGERDGVPYVAHLTCRDSDSKLPLFGRALKSEVKLDPLELLGENYKVNNMLDDSFSARDFHSVVKPAIDDLMGREVTFDILFHNSEHQATLLRYGVKKSEQVNSDSKLPLFGRALKSEVKLDPLELLGENYKVNNMLDDSFSARDFHSVVKPAIDDLMGREVTFDILFHNSEHQATLLRYGVKKSEQIEKIYKHIMPAWKKLFEQKKL, from the exons ATGGGCCTG AAACACTCCAACCCCAAGTTGTTCCCGGGGGACATCGTGGAGTATCCCAGGAACAAATACTTCTCTCATTTCGCCGTGTACTACGGAGAGAGGGACGGCGTTCCCTACGTCGCTCACCTGACATGTCGAG aTTCAGACTCCAAGCTGCCGCTCTTTGGCCGAGCCCTGAAGTCAGAGGTCAAACTGGATCCACTGGAGCTGCTGGGGGAAAACTACAAG GTCAACAACATGTTGGACGACTCGTTCTCGGCCAGAGACTTCCACAGCGTGGTGAAGCCGGCCATCGACGACTTGATGGGACGTGAGGTGACTTTTGACATCCTGTTTCATAACAGCGAGCACCAGGCGACGCTGTTGAGATACGGAGTCAAGAAATCTGAACAGGTCA aTTCAGACTCCAAGCTGCCGCTCTTTGGCCGAGCCCTGAAGTCAGAGGTCAAACTGGATCCACTGGAGCTGCTGGGGGAAAACTACAAG GTCAACAACATGTTGGACGACTCGTTCTCGGCCAGAGACTTCCACAGCGTGGTGAAGCCGGCCATCGACGACTTGATGGGACGTGAGGTGACTTTTGACATCCTGTTTCATAACAGCGAGCACCAGGCGACGCTGTTGAGATACGGAGTCAAGAAATCTGAACAG ataGAGAAGATTTATAAACACATCATGCCGGCCTGGAAGAAGCTGTTTGAGCAGAAAAAACTGTGA
- the LOC123972559 gene encoding zinc finger protein 513-like, with amino-acid sequence MPRRKQSNPQPVKLESEDGAVVCEPGCLVLESDFLLSGELEFGDSEIMGLDRESGMTVFSLSVEDDASAPTDSSFPAFLSCKGCGQLLGDTPLAAGLDLGVGLDLGAELYCLTCEEGLQHEASINSSQMEGSNLADRSISGGSDRKRRSVGKTGGAVGIPPKVYSCSLCAFTSRYSNHLKRHMRTHDGHKPYRCPVCPYASAQLVNLQRHARTHTGEKPYRCPQCSYACSSLGNLRRHQRMHTQERPQRREKEKRRGRRKKASAETEEVVSDLTLRVSQDSGYLQTLGALGSPSAPLPVLLFPLCCQVCGLTLEEADLEGDKAEGEGDGGQVCRRCSLDLLSKDGSRPPCSPPAPRGSRRGQRGTKLYRCPHCPFLSHYPNHLSRHAHTHSEEKPHRCPHCPYTSSHLDNLKRHMRVHTGEKPYQCPSCSYACGNLANLRRHERIHSGAKPFHCGVCGYSCNQSMNLKRHMLRHTGEKPYACAECDYTTGHWDNYKRHQRKHGHNTDSWEKHAPINGLSWGKDTQESQSQGQELR; translated from the exons ATGCCGCGGAGAAAACAGTCCAACCCGCAGCCGGTGAAAT tggaGTCGGAGGACGGGGCGGTGGTGTGTGAGCCGGGCTGTCTGGTTCTGGAGAGCGACTTCCTGCTGAGCGGAGAGCTGGAGTTTGGAGACTCTGAGATCATGGGGCTTGATAGAGAGTCTG GTATGACGGTCTTCTCTCTGAGCGTTGAGGACGATGCTTCAGCACCAACAGACTCCAGCTTCCCAGCTTTCCTCTCCTGTAAAGGATGTGGTCAGCTTCTGGGAGACACGCCTCTGGCTGCAGGTTTAGATCTGG GTGTGGGCCTGGACCTGGGGGCGGAGCTTTATTGTCTAACCTGTGAGGAAGGCCTCCAGCATGAAGCCTCCATCAACTCCTCGCAGATGGAGGGGTCAAACCTGGCGGACCGCTCCATCAGCGGGGGCTCCGACAGGAAGAGGAGAAGTGTCGGCAAGACAGGCGGCGCTGTCGGCATCCCTCCTAAAGTTTACTCCTGCTCGCTGTGCGCCTTCACCTCCCGCTACTCCAACCATCTGAAGCGCCACATGAGGACCCACGACGGCCATAAGCCGTACCGCTGCCCCGTCTGCCCCTACGCCTCGGCCCAGCTCGTCAACCTCCAGCGCCACGCCCGCACCCACACCGGGGAGAAGCCGTACCGCTGTCCCCAGTGCAGCTACGCCTGCAGCTCCCTCGGCAACCTGCGGAGACACCAGCGCATGCACACGCAGGAGAGACcgcagaggagggagaaggagaaacgGCGAGGGAGACGGAAAAAAGCTAGTGCTGAAACTGAAGAAG TGGTGTCGGACCTGACCCTGCGAGTGTCCCAGGACTCGGGTTACCTCCAGACCTTGGGGGCCCTCGGCTCTCCCTCCGCCCCgctccctgtcctcctcttccccctGTGCTGCCAGGTGTGTGGCCTCACGCTGGAGGAGGCCGACCTGGAGGGGGACAAGGCGGAGGGGGAGGGCGACGGAGGACAG GTGTGTCGTCGCTGCTCGTTGGACCTGCTGTCTAAAGATGGTTCCAGGCCTCCCTGCAGTCCACCCGCTCCTCGTGGATCCCGGCGGGGTCAACGTGGCACCAAGCTGTACCGCTGCCCTCACTGCCCCTTCCTGTCCCACTACCCCAACCACCTGTCCCGCCACGCCCACACCCACTCCGAGGAGAAACCCCACCGCTGCCCGCACTGCCCCTACACCTCCTCGCACCTCGACAACCTCAAACGCCACATGCGCGTGCACACGGGCGAGAAGCCCTACCAGTGCCCGTCCTGCAGCTACGCCTGCGGGAACCTCGCCAACCTGCGGCGACACGAGCGCATCCACTCGGGCGCCAAGCCGTTCCACTGCGGCGTCTGCGGCTACTCCTGCAACCAGAGCATGAACCTGAAGAGGCACATGCTGCGGCACACGGGCGAGAAGCCGTACGCCTGCGCCGAGTGCGACTACACCACGGGCCACTGGGACAACTACAAACGCCACCAGAGGAAACACGGACACAACACGGACAGCTGGGAGAAGCACGCACCCATCAACGGCCTCAGCTGGGGCAAAGACACTCAGGAGAGCCAGAGTCAGGGACAGGAGCTCCGCTag
- the LOC123973264 gene encoding ermin-like: MEEKEKVEKEDHKQQVGLKGEEIDALAEAEPNDEQANQLDQSDSQNSSPPSPLRDCELSETLSYDGAETGSEVLTDEEKGSGAARNHNGDIYPTSASNDNEKEGVSTASLMDTRLPSVDVRLNLKDPTEKVETQSLEQHEGFETSSPTSFPGHHGETAEEAADDDTQDLTSELQTDLQASGCRLEGKVSVMDAAAQSSLRAEPVSKELSPTQNSSSAGNPVMEVKEDTEHKEEGGENSHKMNGKVDAANDKKSVRGQSSKYKTVSYRKIQRGNTRQRIDEFESMMVIKP; the protein is encoded by the exons atggaggaaaaagaaaaggtggAGAAGGAAGATCATAAACAACAGGTTGGTTTAAAAGGAGAAGAAATTGATGCCTTGGCAGAAGCAGAACCAAATGACGAACAAGCAAACCAGCTCGATCAATCAGATTCCCAAAACTCTTCACCTCCATCACCTCTACGAGACTGTGAACTTTCTgaaacactgagttatgatGGTGCAGAAACAGGAAGCGAAGTCCTCACAGATGAAGAGAAAGGCTCGGGTGCTGCCAGGAACCATAACGGGGACATTTATCCCACATCAGCGAGCAACGACAATGAAAAGGAGGGAGTTTCAACTGCTTCCCTGATGGACACTCGTCTACCTTCTGTCGATGTCCGTCTGAATCTGAAAGATCCCACAGAGAAGGTGGAAACACAGAGTTTGGAGCAACATGAGGGATTTGAAACATCTTCGCCGACATCATTTCCTGGACATCACGGTGAAACAGCAGAAGAGGCAGCAGATGACGATACCCAAGATTTAACATCTGAACTTCAGACAG ATCTACAGGCCTCAGGCTGCAGGTTGGAGGGGAAAGTGTCGGTGATGGATGCAGCTGCTCAGTCGTCGTTGAGAGCCGAACCAGTAAGCAAAGAGCTCAGTCCGACCCAAAACTCATCCAGCGCAGGAAATCCTGTGATGGAAGTGAAGGAGGACACAGAACACAAAGAGGAAGGAGGTGAAAACTCACACAAGATGAACGGCAAGGTCGACGCAGCCAACGACAAGAAGAGTGTTAGAGGGCAATCATCAAAGTACAAAACTGTGTCCTACAGGAAGATACAGAGAGGAAACACCAGACAGAGGATTGATGAGTTTGAGTCCATGATGGTGATCAAGCCCTAA